Proteins encoded together in one Candidatus Dormiibacterota bacterium window:
- a CDS encoding response regulator, translated as MEGPVRTGEVEAVRVLIATPHDLDARRLGDILSGAAGFDVVDHAHDGASAVGLAELLRPDLILLDTELPLLNAVEATPVLRRKVPQATIVVLTPIDSGAGGRLAMRLGAHGHLCRSSGASVLLGLVRAALPLSLRGRSARTGGALASEPDGDDEEVSA; from the coding sequence ATGGAGGGGCCGGTTCGCACGGGAGAGGTGGAGGCGGTTCGGGTCCTGATCGCCACTCCGCACGACCTCGACGCGCGGCGGCTCGGGGACATCCTCTCCGGGGCGGCCGGCTTCGACGTCGTCGACCACGCGCACGACGGGGCGTCCGCCGTGGGTCTGGCCGAGCTGCTGCGACCCGACCTGATCCTCCTCGACACCGAGCTGCCGCTGCTGAACGCCGTCGAGGCCACCCCGGTGCTGCGCCGCAAGGTCCCGCAGGCGACCATCGTGGTGCTCACCCCGATCGACTCGGGCGCCGGCGGCCGCCTGGCCATGCGCCTCGGCGCCCACGGCCATCTCTGCCGGAGCTCCGGGGCCAGCGTGCTCCTCGGGCTGGTGAGGGCCGCTCTTCCGCTCTCCCTCCGTGGCCGCTCGGCCCGTACCGGAGGTGCCCTGGCGTCGGAGCCCGACGGCGACGACGAGGAGGTGTCCGCGTAG
- a CDS encoding response regulator, translated as MHPDRGDRAPSERQVDVLLVEDDPAVSLMYQTKLEADGYRVGIAADGQEGIDLANALQPSVIVLDVQLPRRDGFEVLSALRGAAATRAIPVVLLSNLGDGSIAARGLQLGAEQFLLKVHTTPAELSAEVGPWVQDAAP; from the coding sequence ATGCATCCTGACCGCGGTGACCGGGCGCCCTCGGAGCGGCAGGTGGACGTGCTCCTGGTGGAGGACGACCCGGCCGTCTCGCTCATGTATCAGACCAAGCTCGAGGCCGACGGGTACCGGGTGGGGATCGCCGCCGACGGCCAGGAGGGCATCGACCTCGCCAACGCGCTCCAGCCCAGCGTCATCGTGCTCGACGTCCAGCTGCCCCGGCGGGATGGGTTCGAGGTGCTGAGCGCGCTCCGCGGTGCCGCCGCCACCCGCGCCATCCCGGTGGTGCTGCTCAGCAATCTCGGCGACGGGTCGATCGCGGCCCGGGGGCTGCAGCTGGGGGCGGAGCAGTTCCTCCTCAAGGTGCACACCACCCCCGCCGAGCTCTCCGCCGAGGTCGGTCCCTGGGTCCAGGACGCCGCGCCGTAG